From one Dermacentor silvarum isolate Dsil-2018 chromosome 3, BIME_Dsil_1.4, whole genome shotgun sequence genomic stretch:
- the LOC119445188 gene encoding putative methyltransferase DDB_G0268948, giving the protein MLLLRALWRRNSLLECIRTRRQVTRGLEDESPRDKYDLSVDGTDLSKLYKQARPTLPDFVVQDVIAYVNQKLPKRELCIDVGCGPGQSTELFCPYFKNVVGADISHSQIEEANAMRRHGNVTYMEAHAECLPLRSNSVALVSAVNAIQWFDQDAFFAEVRRVLVQNGVLFAAMHHLRALLEPGMDNWLSQLRRDKFSDYLLSRHMYWDEGYGSIKVPFKGVRRKTMLNNSTLTVSDVMSHINTWSLVIMMREQEPARAKATLAEFRDRILSKIQRYPEEDPVLNVAFMTSYVMCRK; this is encoded by the exons ATGCTACTGCTTCGAGCTCTCTGGAGACGAAATTCCTTGC TGGAATGCATCAGGACTCGCCGTCAGGTGACAAGGGGTCTGGAAGACGAGAGTCCACGGGACAAGTATGATCTGAGCGTCGACGGCACCGACCTTTCGAAGCTGTACAAGCAGGCGAGGCCGACACTTCCAGATTTCGTGGTTCAAGACGTCATAGCGTACGTCAACCAAAAG CTGCCCAAGCGTGAGCTGTGCATTGATGTGGGCTGCGGGCCCGGCCAGAGCACCGAGCTGTTCTGCCCCTACTTCAAGAACGTGGTGGGCGCCGACATCAGCCACTCGCAGATCGAGGAGGCCAACGCCATGAGGCGGCACGGAAACGTCACGTACAT GGAGGCGCACGCCGAGTGCCTACCGCTGCGCAGCAACTCGGTCGCGCTGGTGTCGGCGGTGAACGCGATCCAGTGGTTCGACCAGGACGCCTTCTTCGCCGAAGTGCGCCGCGTGCTGGTGCAGAACGGCGTCCTCTTTGCGGCCATGCACCACCTGAGGGCTCTGCTCGAACCCGGCATGGACAACTGGCTCTCCCAG CTGCGAAGAGACAAGTTCTCGGACTACTTGCTATCCCGCCATATGTACTGGGATGAGGGATACGGCAGCATCAAGGTCCCCTTCAAAGGCGTTCGAAG GAAAACGATGCTGAACAACAGCACGCTGACAGTGTCGGACGTGATGAGCCACATCAACACGTGGAGCCTGGTGATCATGATGCGCGAGCAGGAGCCAGCAAGGGCCAAGGCCACACTCGCAGAATTCAGGGACAG GATCCTATCAAAGATACAGCGGTACCCTGAGGAAGATCCAGTGCTCAACGTCGCCTTCATGACGTCATACGTTATGTGCCGGAAGTAA